In Nocardioides bizhenqiangii, the DNA window GGTGCCACGCCGCGTCCGTCGATGGCCGGTTGCAGCCGATCGGGCGCGGCGTCGTACCTTGGTCCGGTCATGCCCGACACCGCCCACCCGCCGGACCCCACGGCCGCGTTCGACGCGTTCTACAAGTCTGCGCGGGACCAGCTGCTCCTCCAGACCTACGCGCTGACCGGCGACCTCGGCGCCGCCCGCAGCGCGGTGCGGGACGCGTACGTCGTCGCGTGGCACCACTGGCGGAAGCTCTCGCGGCTCGACGACCCCGGGTCGTCGGTGCGACCGCACGCGTGGCGGCACGCGCAGCGCCGGGCGACCGTCCGGCCCTGGCACAAGGAGAAGGGGCTCGACGACGACAACAAGGCGACCCTCGAGGCCCTCGCCGCGCTCACCGGTCCGCAACGCCGGGCGCTGCTCCTGACCCAGCTCGCGGCGGTCTCGATGGAGGACATGGCCCGCGAGATCGGGCTGCCGAGCGACGACGCACAGCGGGAGCTCCAGACCGCCGCCGCCCAGTTCGCGACCCAGAAGAACATCTCGGCATCGTCGATCCCGATGGCCTTCGCCGCGCTCGCGGCCGCGACGACCAACGTCAATTGGCCGCGGGTCACGATCATCCGCCGGGCCGGGGCCGCCCGCCGCCGGATGCACACCGTGGTCGGCGCTGCCGCCGTCGTGGCCGCCCTGGTCGCCAGCGGCGCCGCGGTGACCGACGCGACCGGGGTCCGGCCCACGCTCGCCCGCGAACAGCTCGCCGGTCCGGCCGGCGGCCAGGTCGCCGCGCCCGGGCCCGAGATCGTGCTGCCCGAGACCAGCCTGCTCACGGCCGACGCCGTACGCCGGGCGCTCGTCGGCGACTGGGAGCAGGGCGTCACCCACGACAACTCCGTCGGCAACGGCGTCGTGCTGCCCTGCCAGCCGGAGGATCCCGACTCCCGTTACGCCGACCCGCGCGGCACCGCCGCGTGGGTGCGGGTCTTCCGCAACGGCCCGGCCGGCGAGTCGACGCGCAAGCTCACCGAGGTCGTCGAGGCGTCGCGCAGCCCCGAGCGGGCGCGCAAGACCTACGACCGGCTCCGGGGATGGTTCGCCGACTGCGTCACTCCGGGAGTGCGGCTGATCAGCACGGCGACCAGCCCGGACCTGGCCGACGACTCGGCGGTGTTCGTCCTCAACTCGGAGCATCCCGAGCTCACGACGTACGTCGTCGGCGTCGCCCGCACCGGGCTCCTGTCCACCGCCGTCGCGCTCCGGACCGACGTCGGGCCCGAGGCTGCCGACCGCACCGGTGTCGCGGAGCTGCTCGGCGAGGCCGTCGACCGGCTCTGCACCCTGCCCGACGGCGGCAGGTGCGCCGACCGGGCGGGCGCCCTCGAGGAGGTGCCGCCGTACCCCGCCGGTCAGGTGCCGGCGATGCTGTCCCAGGTGGACCTGCCCTTCGTCGGCGACCCCGCCGCGCCGTGGATGGGCACCCCGCCCCGCGAGATCACCAACACGCGCACCGACATGGACGTGCTCGGCTGCGTCCACCCCGTGCTGGCCGGTGACTACGACGGTGACCGGTTCCGCACCGACCTGGCCCGCACCTTCGTCAAGGTCGACAGCGACCTCCCACCGGAGTTCGGCCTCACCCAGGCCGTTGCCTCGCTGCCGCAGCAGGCGGCCGGCGCGCTGCTCGAGGACTACCGGTCCGCGATCAACGGCTGTCCCGACCGGGACGCCAGCGCCGGCACCGAGGTCCGGGTCCTCGAGGCTCACGACGACGGCGACGAGTCGTTCACGGCCTGGCACCTGAGCACCCGGCTCCCCAACGAGCGGACGCTCGAGTACTCCGTCGCGTTCCTCCGCAGCGGCTCGGCGGTCTCCCAGCTCGTGTTCGTCTCCGCGCCGGGAGCGCGGATGACCGACGACCAGTTCGTCGCCATCACCCGGCGCGCGCTCGAACGGCTGCCGCAGCTGCCTGCCTACCCGCGCTGAGCGCCTCCTGAGGAACGGCCGGGCAGGAAACACGCCCGGCCGATGCAACCCCGCCCCGGGCTCAGGCGTACCACCATCGACATCAACACTCCGGAGCCTGCGCACCGGACTCGGGCTCGAGAGGGGGCGGCTGTGGAGGCACACGAGTTCGACGAGCTCTATGCCGCGTCGTTCCGTCGGATCACCAGCCAGGTCTACGCCATGATCGGCAACCTGGACGAGGCGACCGAGTGCGTCCAGGAGGCGTTCGCCCGCGCTTGGGCCAACCGCAGGAAGCTCGACAAGGCGGAGTACCCCGAGGCCTGGGTGCGTACGACGGCCTACCGGCTGGCCGTGAGCCGCTGGCGCCGTACCAAGCTCGCGAAGCGGCCCACCGACCGGGCCGTGGGCACGGCCACCCAGGTGCCGGCCGTCGACGAGTCGCACGTCGCCCTCGTCGACGCCCTCAGGAAGCTGCCCGAGGCCCAGCGCCAGGCCCTGGTGCTCCACCACATCGCCGACCTCCCGATCCACCAGATCGCGGCCGAGATCGGCGTTCCCGAAGGAACCATCAAGGCCCGGTTGAGTCGCGGACGCACCGCGCTCGCCGCGCTGCTGACCGACGAGACCAACGGCGGTCTGGCTGGAGGAATGAGCCATGTCTGACCCGATCGAGAAGCTCAACAGTCTCGGCGACGCGTTGGAGGGCGCACCGATGCCACGTCCCGCTTCCGAGATCCGAGCCCGGGGCGACCGGATCCGTCGCCGCAAGCACGCGACGATCGCCGGCGTCAGTGCCGTCGTCGTCGCAGCCGTTGCCGTTCCGATCGTCGCGCTCACGGGAGGCGGCTCCGACGACAGTCCGGACATCGCACCGTCGCCCACCATCTCCGACCCGGTGCCGGTGCCGTCCCTGGTGCTGGCCGAGCAGAACCTGCTCACGAGCGACGACGCCATCTACCCCAATGGCGGCGCCGACTGGCAGGAGATCGACACCTTCGAGGGCGACACGCAGGGTGGGCCTGCATCCCCCTGCCAGCGGAGCTCGCTCGCCGAGCTCGGCGCGGAACCGATCTTCCAGCGGCAGTTCGACTTCGTCGTGACCGACACGAGAGACGTGGAGCCCTCCCTCTACTTCAACCAGGTGGTCGCCGAGTTCCCGAGCGGTGCCGACGCACAGGCCGCGTACGACGAGGTCAAGGCCTGGCACGACGACTGCCTGCCCTCCCCCGCCGAGTTCTACAACGCTGGCGAGTTCACTCCGGTCGCGGTGGGCATCGACGGCTCGGCCGAGGTCCAGCTGTCGACGTTCGGCCCGGTGGACGAGGCGCTTGATCCATCCGGCGATGAGGGGTGGTTCCTCGAGACCGGACTGGTCCTCACCGGCGACCGGGTCGCGATGCTGACCCAGGTCGTCCACGGCCAGGACTACAACTGGCCCGAAGGCACACCGGTCGAGCAGATGCTGCCGGTCGCGGCCGAGCGCCTCGCCCTGGGCAACGATGAGACCGCTCCGGAGGACCCCTCGGACACCGGCGAGGGACCGACGACGATCCCGGAGGACTTCCCGCTGACCGCCGGTTGGCCCGAGGACGACGGCAGCAGCGAGTACCAGCTCGACCAGCCCAGCATCGACAACCAGGCGATGATCCCGGCCGGGGACCTGGACGGCTGCCAGTCGATCGACGCCGGCGACGCGAGCGACCGGTTGACCGCTCGGCTGAGCATCGGCTCGAGCGCCTACTCCCGGGAGGTCCAGCTCTTCGCGAGCCCGGACGACGCGGGGGCCTTCCTCGACTCGGCCCAGGACTCGTTCAGTGCCTGCGCCGCCGAGGGCCCGACCGACACGGTGCCGAGCTTCACCACCGAGGTGCTGTCGATCGGCGTGGGCCAGGAGTCGTGGCTGGTCACCCGGGCGTCCGACGGGATCGGTCGGGTCGTCATCTACCTGGTCCGGGTCGGCAACGCGGTCTTCATCCACCTCGCCAGCGACGAGGGCACCGGCGACACCGTGCACGCCCTGGTGAGCGAGAGCGGCACCAGCTTCGCCGATGTCATCCGTGCCATGTACGACCTCGAGGGCGGCGACCCCGCACCCGACCTGAACGCGCCGGCGGCGACCACCGAGATTCCCGACAACTTCCCGCTCGACGCCGTCGTCGACGGCGAGCCTCCGACGTCGG includes these proteins:
- a CDS encoding SigE family RNA polymerase sigma factor, which produces MEAHEFDELYAASFRRITSQVYAMIGNLDEATECVQEAFARAWANRRKLDKAEYPEAWVRTTAYRLAVSRWRRTKLAKRPTDRAVGTATQVPAVDESHVALVDALRKLPEAQRQALVLHHIADLPIHQIAAEIGVPEGTIKARLSRGRTALAALLTDETNGGLAGGMSHV
- a CDS encoding SigE family RNA polymerase sigma factor; its protein translation is MPDTAHPPDPTAAFDAFYKSARDQLLLQTYALTGDLGAARSAVRDAYVVAWHHWRKLSRLDDPGSSVRPHAWRHAQRRATVRPWHKEKGLDDDNKATLEALAALTGPQRRALLLTQLAAVSMEDMAREIGLPSDDAQRELQTAAAQFATQKNISASSIPMAFAALAAATTNVNWPRVTIIRRAGAARRRMHTVVGAAAVVAALVASGAAVTDATGVRPTLAREQLAGPAGGQVAAPGPEIVLPETSLLTADAVRRALVGDWEQGVTHDNSVGNGVVLPCQPEDPDSRYADPRGTAAWVRVFRNGPAGESTRKLTEVVEASRSPERARKTYDRLRGWFADCVTPGVRLISTATSPDLADDSAVFVLNSEHPELTTYVVGVARTGLLSTAVALRTDVGPEAADRTGVAELLGEAVDRLCTLPDGGRCADRAGALEEVPPYPAGQVPAMLSQVDLPFVGDPAAPWMGTPPREITNTRTDMDVLGCVHPVLAGDYDGDRFRTDLARTFVKVDSDLPPEFGLTQAVASLPQQAAGALLEDYRSAINGCPDRDASAGTEVRVLEAHDDGDESFTAWHLSTRLPNERTLEYSVAFLRSGSAVSQLVFVSAPGARMTDDQFVAITRRALERLPQLPAYPR